A region of Rhizorhabdus wittichii RW1 DNA encodes the following proteins:
- a CDS encoding phosphoesterase, PA-phosphatase related (PFAM: phosphoesterase, PA-phosphatase related) — translation MKRIAAAWTLAALAGTAGIALAAAPQATTFLDPGYLDLADVILPAPIPQEPRGVADREVFKLTRALKGTPRWDMAVADVPGDTASMMRDFGCATRIAMTPVNAPKTAALLEQASRDARGETNRLKAFYKKKRPFLIDSGETCEPQTDELAQSYDYPSGHATRGWTWGLVLAEVLHERAGPILARARAYGESRIVCGVHNMSAVEAGRMVASSTLAVVRTERAYADMVTAARAELATLPKRDDAASVQACSTEELLVTQPIFR, via the coding sequence ATGAAGCGGATTGCCGCGGCCTGGACGCTGGCCGCGCTCGCCGGGACGGCCGGCATCGCGCTCGCGGCGGCGCCGCAGGCGACGACCTTCCTCGATCCCGGCTATCTCGACCTCGCCGACGTCATCCTGCCCGCGCCGATCCCGCAGGAGCCGCGCGGCGTCGCCGACCGCGAGGTGTTCAAGCTCACCCGCGCGCTGAAGGGGACGCCGCGCTGGGACATGGCCGTCGCCGACGTGCCCGGCGACACCGCGTCGATGATGCGCGACTTCGGTTGCGCCACCCGGATCGCCATGACCCCCGTCAACGCGCCGAAGACGGCGGCGCTGCTCGAGCAGGCGTCGCGCGATGCGCGGGGCGAGACCAACAGGCTCAAGGCCTTCTACAAGAAGAAGCGCCCCTTCCTGATCGATTCGGGGGAGACCTGCGAGCCGCAGACCGACGAGCTGGCGCAGAGCTACGACTATCCGTCGGGCCATGCGACGCGGGGCTGGACCTGGGGCCTCGTCCTGGCGGAGGTGCTGCACGAGCGGGCCGGGCCGATCCTGGCGCGTGCCCGCGCCTATGGCGAGAGCCGGATCGTCTGCGGCGTCCATAATATGAGCGCGGTCGAGGCGGGCCGGATGGTCGCCTCCTCGACGCTGGCGGTGGTGCGCACCGAGCGCGCCTATGCCGACATGGTGACGGCGGCGCGCGCCGAGCTCGCTACGTTGCCGAAGCGTGACGACGCGGCTTCGGTGCAGGCCTGTTCGACCGAGGAACTGCTCGTCACCCAGCCGATTT
- a CDS encoding histone family protein DNA-binding protein (PFAM: histone family protein DNA-binding protein) → MIRSELVQLLSQDNPDLSPKEVEKIVSTLFDAITKRLAEGGRVELRGFGAFSTRARDARIGRNPRTGDTVPVSAKRVPYFKPGKEMRVRLNV, encoded by the coding sequence GTGATCAGATCAGAACTGGTACAATTGCTGTCGCAGGACAATCCTGACCTTTCTCCCAAAGAAGTGGAGAAGATCGTGTCGACCTTGTTCGATGCGATCACAAAACGACTGGCTGAAGGCGGGCGCGTGGAGCTTCGCGGTTTTGGCGCTTTTTCTACGCGGGCGCGCGATGCCCGGATCGGACGAAATCCGAGGACTGGCGATACCGTGCCGGTTTCCGCCAAGCGCGTGCCTTATTTCAAGCCCGGAAAGGAAATGCGGGTCCGCCTGAACGTCTGA
- a CDS encoding ATPase involved in chromosome partitioning-like protein — protein MSYVPPEPVEPAAPVPGDADRVTGFEKLRETGIYGFDSRDVRSRPFTLLRAQLLRIARARGWRIIGITSPTPKVGKSFVASNLAAALARTPDLHTYLFDFDLRRSTIAGNFGLKGEVGVSHYLDGTINDLRQVARTIPGEQLTIFPSYRNAAASDELMASTRMDSLIAAMRQLPENSLCLCDLPPVFANDDAVIVSQKIDAYLMVVEDGVTTRKQVRDSFRLLTPAPCIGTVLNRYSAGFAADDYGYGYGQAKRYGGYYND, from the coding sequence ATGAGCTATGTCCCGCCCGAGCCTGTCGAGCCGGCGGCGCCCGTGCCCGGCGACGCCGATCGCGTGACCGGCTTCGAGAAGCTGCGCGAGACCGGCATCTACGGCTTCGACAGCCGCGACGTGCGCTCGCGCCCCTTCACCCTGCTGCGGGCGCAGCTCCTCCGCATCGCGCGGGCGCGCGGCTGGCGGATCATCGGCATCACCTCGCCGACGCCGAAGGTGGGCAAGAGCTTCGTCGCGTCCAACCTCGCCGCGGCGCTCGCCCGGACGCCGGACCTCCACACCTATCTGTTCGACTTCGACCTGCGCCGCTCGACCATCGCCGGCAATTTCGGGCTGAAGGGCGAGGTCGGCGTCTCGCACTATCTCGACGGGACGATCAACGACCTGCGGCAGGTGGCGCGCACCATCCCGGGCGAGCAGCTCACCATCTTCCCCAGCTATCGCAATGCCGCCGCGTCGGACGAGCTGATGGCGTCGACCCGGATGGATTCGCTGATCGCGGCGATGCGCCAGCTCCCCGAGAACAGCCTGTGCCTGTGCGATCTGCCGCCGGTCTTCGCCAATGACGACGCGGTCATCGTCAGCCAGAAGATCGACGCCTATCTGATGGTGGTCGAGGATGGCGTCACCACCCGCAAGCAGGTCCGCGACAGCTTCCGGCTGCTCACGCCGGCACCGTGCATCGGCACCGTCCTCAACCGCTACAGCGCCGGCTTCGCCGCCGACGACTATGGCTATGGCTATGGCCAGGCCAAGCGCTATGGGGGCTATTACAACGATTGA
- a CDS encoding transcriptional regulator, AsnC family (PFAM: regulatory protein, AsnC/Lrp family) translates to MTETLTPIDIKILEQVQKDAALSTTELAERVGLSQSPCWRRLQRLREEGYIVGQVAVLDRRKFGESLYIFATLKMVTLSDEQRAEFNRKIENTPEIMECHTIFGERDVLLKIIAESLDWYQKFIFRVILKLPGVQDVQSTVTLSEIKQTTAIPVRKTRL, encoded by the coding sequence ATGACCGAAACGCTGACGCCGATCGACATCAAGATATTGGAGCAGGTGCAGAAGGACGCCGCGCTGTCGACGACCGAGCTGGCCGAGCGGGTCGGCCTGTCGCAATCGCCCTGCTGGCGCCGGCTCCAGCGGCTGCGCGAGGAAGGCTATATCGTCGGCCAGGTCGCGGTGCTCGACCGCAGGAAGTTCGGCGAGAGCCTCTACATCTTCGCGACGCTCAAGATGGTGACGCTGAGCGACGAGCAGCGCGCCGAGTTCAACCGCAAGATCGAGAACACGCCCGAGATCATGGAGTGCCACACGATCTTCGGCGAGCGCGACGTGCTGCTCAAGATCATCGCGGAATCGCTCGACTGGTATCAGAAGTTCATCTTCCGGGTGATCCTGAAGCTGCCCGGCGTGCAGGACGTCCAGTCGACCGTGACGCTGTCGGAGATCAAGCAGACGACCGCGATCCCGGTCCGCAAGACCCGCCTCTGA
- a CDS encoding lipopolysaccharide biosynthesis protein (PFAM: lipopolysaccharide biosynthesis protein), whose amino-acid sequence MPCRREGPVLLLRRPVGQRLGRGRHGRADPARRQLSPPDDRAGRRELDRQLCAQQVAVDAARRHAAVRHRRRRRRLAGVPQPHRRGPGPLSRRLWRGSPDQGRHRRRSLRPAAADGPLMSDPVDPIGDVELADGLLAYLPQILVQRRWLVLIPFIVCAGTGIGLAYGLPAHYQSSATVVVESKELPEAIAAATVNDLIDQRIARIKQQILSRPGLIELIQQNDLYRSQRRSSSLSAIIDMMRDATAITPVTAGIDKLAERRGTSNTIAFSVAFTYSDPAKAQAVTQQFTERLLKLDSTQLAAQADATVGFLRDQAGQIQSQIGEIEGKIGEIKARNGLALSRIGGFIPSTANYDVQISQLQRENGELQARLNSGSTNADERVSQAEAGLASAQALYSDNHPDVIAARQRLTEARAAAKANTGPRNNPAVMAQIAANNRTIASLNSAKSADMSRASAAVSAQSAAPVIEESIRQLEAKADGLRSNYDRLSGNLLAAEAAQKMAAEQRGERLVLVDPPTLPDEPNSPNRGLLIIGGFAVGITVGLALALLVELLRRPIRGAGTLQSLLGVGPLVVIPTLKSKQRGKARRRKGGFLWRRRAART is encoded by the coding sequence TTGCCATGCCGGCGTGAAGGACCAGTTCTGCTTCTTCGGCGACCGGTCGGTCAGCGCCTCGGGCGCGGGCGGCACGGTCGAGCAGACCCAGCTCGGCGTCAACTATCGCCGCCAGATGACCGAGCGGGTCGGCGTGAGCTGGACCGGCAGCTATGTGCGCAGCAAGTCGCAGTCGACGCTGCTCGGCGGCACGCGGCAGTTCGTCACCGGCGTCGCCGGCGTCGACTGGCGGGTGTTCCGCAGCCTCACCGTCGGGGCCCAGGGCCGCTATCGCGACGTCTATGGCGCGGGTCTCCCGATCAAGGCCGACATCGGCGGAGAAGTCTTCGCCCGGCTGCAGCTGACGGGCCGCTGATGAGCGATCCGGTCGATCCGATCGGCGACGTCGAGCTCGCGGACGGCCTGCTGGCCTATCTGCCGCAGATCCTCGTCCAGCGCCGCTGGCTCGTGCTGATCCCGTTCATCGTCTGCGCGGGGACGGGCATCGGCCTCGCCTACGGCCTGCCCGCGCATTACCAGTCCTCCGCCACCGTCGTCGTCGAATCGAAGGAACTGCCCGAGGCGATCGCCGCCGCGACGGTCAACGACCTGATCGACCAGCGGATCGCCCGCATCAAGCAGCAGATATTGAGCCGCCCGGGCCTGATCGAGCTGATCCAGCAGAACGACCTCTACCGGTCGCAGCGCCGCTCCAGCTCGCTCTCCGCGATCATCGACATGATGCGCGACGCGACCGCGATCACGCCGGTGACGGCGGGCATCGACAAGCTCGCCGAACGGCGCGGCACGTCGAACACCATCGCCTTCTCGGTCGCCTTCACCTATTCGGACCCGGCCAAGGCGCAGGCGGTGACGCAGCAGTTCACCGAAAGGCTGCTCAAGCTCGACAGCACCCAGCTCGCGGCGCAGGCCGACGCCACCGTCGGCTTCCTGCGCGACCAGGCCGGCCAGATCCAGAGCCAGATCGGCGAGATCGAGGGCAAGATCGGCGAGATCAAGGCGCGCAACGGGCTGGCGCTGTCGCGGATCGGCGGCTTCATCCCGTCGACCGCCAATTACGACGTGCAGATATCGCAGCTCCAGCGCGAGAATGGCGAGCTGCAGGCCCGGCTCAACAGCGGCAGCACCAACGCCGACGAGCGCGTGTCGCAGGCCGAGGCGGGGCTCGCCTCCGCCCAGGCGCTCTATTCGGACAACCATCCCGACGTGATCGCCGCGCGGCAGCGACTGACCGAGGCGCGCGCGGCGGCCAAGGCCAATACCGGCCCACGCAACAACCCGGCGGTCATGGCGCAGATCGCCGCGAACAACCGCACCATCGCCTCGCTCAACAGCGCCAAGTCGGCCGACATGTCGCGGGCCAGCGCCGCCGTCTCGGCGCAGAGCGCCGCGCCGGTGATCGAGGAGAGCATCCGCCAGCTCGAGGCCAAGGCCGACGGCCTGCGGTCGAACTACGATCGCCTGTCGGGCAATCTTCTGGCGGCCGAGGCGGCGCAGAAGATGGCGGCCGAGCAGCGCGGCGAACGGCTGGTGCTGGTCGATCCGCCGACCCTGCCCGACGAACCCAATTCGCCCAATCGCGGGCTGCTGATCATCGGCGGCTTCGCGGTCGGCATCACCGTCGGCCTCGCCCTGGCGCTGCTCGTCGAGCTGCTGCGCCGTCCGATTCGCGGCGCGGGCACGCTGCAGTCGCTGCTCGGGGTCGGCCCGCTGGTGGTGATCCCGACCCTCAAGTCGAAGCAGCGCGGCAAGGCCCGCCGGCGCAAGGGCGGCTTCCTGTGGCGCCGCCGGGCGGCCCGGACATGA
- a CDS encoding cytochrome c, class I (PFAM: cytochrome c, class I): MLKRLALASIVAASLGAPALAAPLPKPPVFGVCGTCHKVDKGAPNGIGPNLFGIANTKAGEVPNFAFSPAMKKSTIKWTRANLVAFIQEPQKTVPGNRMPFGGLKNPDSAAQVADYILSLK; this comes from the coding sequence ATGCTCAAGCGCCTTGCACTTGCCTCGATTGTCGCCGCTTCCCTGGGGGCGCCCGCGCTGGCCGCGCCGCTGCCCAAGCCGCCGGTCTTCGGCGTGTGCGGCACCTGCCACAAGGTGGACAAGGGCGCGCCCAACGGAATCGGCCCCAACCTGTTCGGCATCGCCAACACCAAGGCCGGCGAAGTGCCCAACTTCGCCTTCTCGCCCGCGATGAAGAAGTCGACGATCAAGTGGACCCGCGCCAACCTGGTCGCCTTCATCCAGGAGCCGCAGAAGACGGTCCCCGGCAACCGCATGCCGTTCGGCGGCCTCAAGAATCCGGATTCGGCGGCGCAGGTCGCCGACTATATCCTGTCGCTGAAATAA
- a CDS encoding transposase, IS4 family (PFAM: transposase, IS4 family protein) gives MWTPATRAQHTRVAKRYQTDLSDAEWRLIAAFLPEARSTGRRREWPMREIVNAIFYVLRGGIAWRLLPKDFPPWQTVYRWFALLRDEAVFERMNHALVMTDRERTGREASPSAAIIDSQSVKTTESGGPRGYDAGKKIKGRKRHALVDTDGRALLVEPHTADVQDRDGGGAVLQISRGLFPFIEKVWADGGYNHERVTQATSITVEIVSKITGQTGFVVLPRRWVVERFFAWINRNRRLAKDVEATLKSAAAFLYAAAAMLMIRRLARSA, from the coding sequence ATGTGGACCCCGGCCACCCGCGCGCAGCATACGCGCGTGGCGAAGCGATACCAGACGGATTTGAGTGATGCGGAGTGGCGATTGATCGCCGCATTTCTGCCCGAGGCACGTTCGACCGGGCGACGGCGGGAATGGCCGATGCGCGAGATCGTGAACGCCATATTCTATGTGCTGCGCGGCGGGATCGCCTGGCGACTGTTGCCGAAAGACTTTCCTCCGTGGCAGACAGTCTACCGCTGGTTTGCCCTGTTGCGCGACGAAGCAGTGTTCGAGCGAATGAACCATGCTCTGGTGATGACCGACCGCGAACGGACGGGGCGCGAGGCCAGCCCGAGCGCGGCCATTATCGACAGTCAGAGCGTCAAGACCACGGAAAGCGGCGGCCCACGGGGCTATGACGCCGGCAAGAAGATCAAGGGGCGCAAGCGACATGCCCTGGTCGATACCGATGGCAGGGCGCTGCTGGTCGAACCTCACACCGCCGATGTCCAGGATCGTGATGGCGGTGGTGCAGTGCTGCAAATATCACGCGGCCTGTTCCCGTTCATCGAGAAGGTCTGGGCCGATGGCGGCTACAACCATGAGCGCGTCACGCAGGCTACCAGCATCACCGTTGAAATCGTCAGCAAAATCACCGGGCAGACCGGCTTCGTCGTCCTGCCAAGGCGCTGGGTCGTTGAACGCTTCTTCGCATGGATCAACCGAAATCGCCGTCTCGCCAAGGACGTCGAGGCAACCCTCAAGTCCGCCGCAGCATTCCTCTACGCCGCCGCTGCCATGCTCATGATCCGCAGACTGGCGCGATCAGCGTGA
- a CDS encoding polysaccharide export protein (PFAM: polysaccharide export protein): MRKGGMVKGVASVIAGTLLGSVPAFAAAPPAPVAAPAPVAPAPLKPYRINPGDEIEIYVWGDERLQRVLKVLPDGSVSFPLVGRIDALNKLPTDLEGVIAAGLADQYRNTVPRVTVSVKNPSGLSFSVAGKVRAPGAFTPGHYVNVLEAISVAGGPTEFADLSRVKIYRKQGSQIQVIDVRLDTAMKGSPSAADLRGAIVELQSGDTVVVP; the protein is encoded by the coding sequence ATGCGTAAAGGGGGCATGGTGAAGGGGGTTGCATCGGTCATCGCGGGGACGCTGCTCGGGTCCGTGCCGGCGTTCGCCGCCGCGCCACCGGCGCCGGTCGCGGCGCCCGCGCCCGTGGCGCCGGCGCCGCTCAAGCCCTACCGGATCAATCCGGGCGACGAGATCGAGATCTATGTGTGGGGCGACGAACGCCTCCAGCGCGTGCTCAAGGTTCTGCCCGACGGCAGCGTCTCCTTCCCGCTGGTCGGGCGGATCGACGCGCTCAACAAGCTGCCCACCGACCTGGAGGGGGTGATCGCCGCCGGGCTGGCCGACCAGTATCGCAACACCGTCCCGCGGGTGACCGTGTCGGTGAAGAATCCGAGCGGCCTCAGCTTCTCGGTCGCCGGCAAGGTGCGCGCGCCGGGCGCCTTCACCCCGGGCCATTACGTCAACGTGCTGGAGGCGATCAGCGTCGCCGGCGGGCCGACCGAGTTCGCCGACCTCAGCCGGGTGAAGATCTATCGCAAGCAGGGCTCGCAGATCCAGGTGATCGACGTCCGGCTCGACACGGCGATGAAGGGATCGCCGTCCGCCGCCGACCTGCGCGGCGCGATCGTCGAGCTGCAGAGCGGCGACACCGTGGTGGTGCCATGA